A window of Zingiber officinale cultivar Zhangliang chromosome 5A, Zo_v1.1, whole genome shotgun sequence contains these coding sequences:
- the LOC121983127 gene encoding glucan endo-1,3-beta-glucosidase-like has product MRIYWPDQNILQALSGSNIQLILDVPRENLQSIASDPSAAHDWVQNNIVAFSGVSFRYIAVGNELIPEHPDLAQFILPAMQNIQGAINAAGLQSQIKVSTAVSGNALGQSYPPSAGAFASDSMGSIVQFLASNEAPLLFNVYPYFAYKGNSAQISLDYALFTSNSPVVHDGPFDYQNLFDAMVDAAYAALEKVGGSNVRIVVSESGWPSAGGFAASVDNARTYNQNLIGHVSQGTPRRPGSGIEAYIFAMFNEDQKDGEETERNFGLFYPNKQPVYPISFT; this is encoded by the coding sequence ATGCGCATCTATTGGCCCGATCAGAACATCCTCCAAGCCCTCTCCGGATCCAACATTCAACTCATCCTCGATGTCCCCAGAGAAAACCTCCAGTCCATCGCCTCCGACCCCTCCGCCGCCCACGATTGGGTCCAGAACAACATCGTCGCCTTCTCCGGCGTCTCCTTCCGCTACATTGCCGTCGGCAACGAGCTCATCCCTGAGCACCCTGACTTGGCCCAGTTCATCCTCCCGGCCATGCAAAACATCCAAGGCGCTATCAACGCCGCCGGGCTCCAGAGCCAAATCAAGGTCTCCACCGCCGTCTCTGGGAACGCCCTCGGCCAGTCGTACCCTCCGTCTGCGGGTGCGTTTGCGTCGGACTCAATGGGTTCGATAGTGCAGTTCTTGGCCTCAAACGAGGCTCCGTTACTCTTCAACGTGTACCCGTACTTCGCCTACAAGGGCAACAGTGCTCAGATCTCACTCGACTACGCCTTGTTTACGTCCAATAGTCCGGTGGTGCATGACGGCCCGTTCGACTACCAAAACCTCTTCGACGCGATGGTGGACGCCGCCTACGCGGCGCTAGAGAAGGTTGGGGGATCGAACGTGAGGATCGTCGTGTCAGAGAGCGGGTGGCCGTCGGCGGGGGGCTTTGCTGCATCCGTCGACAATGCCAGAACTTATAACCAGAATTTGATCGGACATGTGAGCCAGGGCACGCCGAGGAGGCCTGGAAGTGGGATCGAGGCCTATATATTTGCCATGTTTAATGAGGACCAGAAGGATGGAGAGGAAACTGAGCGAAACTTTGGCTTATTCTATCCCAATAAACAGCCCGTTTATCCTATTTCATTTACCTAG